Proteins encoded in a region of the Planococcus citri chromosome 1, ihPlaCitr1.1, whole genome shotgun sequence genome:
- the sno gene encoding protein strawberry notch isoform X6, giving the protein MRAEEEDDNEDEDMGVAETYADYMPAKLKLGKKHPDPVVETASLSSVEPTEVWYKLSLPEDTIKSGSLSALQLEAITYASQQHEHLLPDGSRAGFLIGDGAGVGKGRTIAGLIFENFLKGRKKAIWVSVSNDLKYDAERDLNDIGASRIEVFPMNKFKYAKIASPANGNVKKGVIFSTYSALIGESSQTGGKYKTRLKQLLQWCGDDFDGPIIFDECHRAKNLCPVGSTKPTKTGLTVLELQKQLPKARVVYASATGASEPRNMAYMTRLGMWGEGSPFLEFMDFINAVEKRGVGAMEIVAMDMKLRGMYIARQLSFHGVSFKIEDVPLNKEFIKMYDDSVKLWVEAMQKFQEAAELIDAESRMKKTMWGQFWSAHQRFFKYLCIASKVRHAVDVAREAIKCGKCVVIGLQSTGEARTLEQLERDDGELSDFVSTAKGVLQSLVEKHFPAPDRNRIHRLLGIDTKKLKQENGNANNEAGSSAGKRKSARQAAVKVKRRKDSSESDSELNSDDSDFKVSNSDSGSDEPSEASEPDDSSDFSDTDSDDLLWGNTNTKKGAKKKKAPKKPTQQDKIDMLVMGKSFKGKGKVESTVPPPKDAVERACSMKEELLEQIESIGERLPPNTLDQLIDELGGPENVAEMTGRKGRVVQTDAGIQYESRSEIDIPLETLNLTEKQRFMDGEKDVAIISEAASSGISLQSDRRAKNQRRRVHITLELPWSADRAIQQFGRTHRSNQVNAPEYIFLISDLAGERRFASIVAKRLESLGALTHGDRRATETRDLSRFNIDNKYGRSALEAIMRAIMGYEAPIVPPPKDYKGDFFKDVAGALVGVGLIVNSETTPGVLSLDKDYNNMSKFLNRILGMPVDLQNRLFKYFTDTLQAIITQAKKSGRFDLGILDLGSAGENVKQVKMYSFLRKHTTGVATTQLHIVQVERGMSWDEAFEKWSELSGPKEGFYLSHQIRNNKPTAILAVASEKDKLGKKGSGEGVNKKDLYTLYRPNTGLQLRQETLAEMEKKYKKVEASEAEKHWKEQYTTSENTCSHAYWRGNCKNVTLGNDCEVGLRRRTYNVVSGSVLSVWGRVEAVLAQKTGHGSKMQVVRLKTANGLKIVGTLIPNSCVEPLREALASDAEKTSEESFT; this is encoded by the exons ATGCGAgccgaagaagaagacgacAACGAAGACGAAGATATGGGCGTAGCTGAAACATACGCTGATTATATGCCTGCGAAAT TAAAGTTGGGTAAAAAGCATCCTGATCCTGTTGTCGAAACGGCTTCGTTATCTAGTGTCGAACCAACGGAAGTTTGGTATAAATTATCATTACCAGAAGATACGATAAAATCTGGTTCGTTGTCTGCTTTGCAACTTGAAGCTATCACGTATGCTTCGCAACAACACGAACATCTACTTCCAGACGGTTCTAGAGCAGGGTTCTTGATAG GCGACGGAGCTGGTGTTGGTAAAGGTAGAACGATAGCcggtttaatttttgaaaattttctcaaaggtCGCAAAAAAGCTATTTGGGTTTCGGTGTCGAATGACTTGAAATATGACGCCGAGAGAGATCTGAACGATATAGGAGCTAGTAGAATTGAAGTTTTCCCTATGAACAAA TTCAAATACGCCAAAATTGCTTCACCAGCGAATGGGAATGTTAAGAAGGGAGTTATATTTTCCACTTACTCAGCTTTAATTGGTGAATCCTCGCAAACTGGCGGTAAATATAAAACTAGACTGAAACAATTGCTGCAGTGGTGCGGAGATGATTTTGACGGCCCA ATTATATTCGACGAATGTCATCGAGCCAAAAATCTTTGTCCCGTTGGCTCTACCAAACCTACAAAAACTGGCTTGACTGTATTAGAATTGCAGAAGCAATTGCCGAAAGCTAGAGTAGTATATGCATCTGCTACTGGAGCGTCAGAACCGAGGAACATGGCGTATATGACTAGATTAGGAATGTGGGGCGAAGGCTCGCCGTTCCTCGAATTCATGGACTTTATTAATGCAGTTGAAAAGAG GGGAGTTGGTGCAATGGAAATCGTAGCTATGGATATGAAATTACGTGGTATGTACATCGCAAGACAGCTGAGTTTTCACGGAGTGTCTTTCAAAATCGAAGACGTTCCTTTGAATAAAGAATTCATAAAGATGTACGACGATTCTGTAAAATTG tgggtAGAAGCTATGCAGAAGTTCCAAGAAGCTGCTGAGTTGATTGATGCCGAAAGTCGAATGAAGAAAACAATGTGGGGTCAATTTTGGTCCGCCCatcaacgatttttcaaatatttatgcATTGCTTCCAAAGTTCGCCATGCTGTTGATGTAGCTCG GGAAGCTATTAAATGCGGTAAGTGCGTCGTGATTGGATTACAGTCGACAGGAGAAGCTCGAACTCTAGAACAACTTGAAAGAGATGATGGTGAATTATCAGATTTCGTTTCTACAGCTAA GGGAGTTCTACAATCATTGGTGGAGAAGCATTTCCCGGCTCCAGATCGAAATCGTATTCATCGTCTATTAGGAATTGacacgaaaaagttgaaacaagaAAATGGTAATGCGAATAATGAAGCTGGTAGCTCAGCCGGTAAAAGGAAATCCG CGAGACAAGCTGCTGTTAAAGTCAAAAGACGTAAAGATTCTAGCGAATCTGATTCGGAATTGAACTCAGATGATTCGGACTTCAAAGTATCCAATTCAGATTCGGGCAGTGATGAACCGTCCGAAGCCAGCGAACCCGATGACAGCAGTGATTTTTCTGATACTGATTCTGATG ATCTGTTATGGGGAAACACTAATACTAAAAAAGGCGCTAAAAAGAAGAAAGCTCCGAAAAAGCCCACTCAGCAAGATAAAATCGATATGTTGGTTATGGGTAAAAGTTTCAAAGGTAAAGGAAAAGTTGAATCTACTGTTCCCCCTCCCAAAGATGCAGTCGAACGCGCTTGTAGTATGAAAGAAGAATTACTGGAACAGATCGAGAGCATTGGAGAACGACTACCACCGAATACTCTTGACCAATTGATCGATGAATTGGGAGGTCCTGAAAACGTAGCTGAG ATGACTGGACGTAAAGGAAGAGTCGTTCAAACCGATGCTGGTATTCAGTACGAATCGCGATCAGAAATAGATATTCCTTTAGAAACGTTGAATCTTACTG AAAAACAAAGATTTATGGATGGCGAAAAAGATGTTGCTATTATTTCGGAAGCGGCCAGTTCGGGTATTTCTCTGCAGAGCGATCGTCGGGCTAAAAATCAGCGCCGCCGTGTTCATATCACGCTAGAACTTCCTTGGAGTGCAGATAGAGCCATTCAGCAATTTG GTCGAACGCACAGAAGTAATCAAGTGAACGCCCCGgagtatatatttttaatttctgatcTTGCCGGCGAAAGAAGATTTGCCTCGATTGTTGCCAAACGACTTGAAAGTTTG GGAGCTTTAACTCACGGCGATCGTCGAGCCACTGAAACAAGAGATTTGTCTCGTTTTAATATCGATAATAAGTACGGCCGATCCGCTCTTGAAGCCATCATGAGAGCGATTATGGGTTATGAAGCACCCATTGTTCCTCCGCCGAAGGATTACAAAGGAGATTTCTTCAAAG acgTTGCGGGTGCTCTTGTGGGAGTTGGTTTAATAGTGAATAGTGAAACGACGCCGGGTGTCTTATCTCTAGATAAAGATTACAACAAcatgagcaaatttttgaatcgaattttAGGCATGCCCGTCGATCTGCAAAACAGACTTTTTAAATACTTCACCGATACGTTACAAGCTATCATAACACAAGCTAAGAAGTCCGGTCGATTCGATTTAGGAATTTTAG ATTTGGGTTCGGCTGGGGAAAATGTAAAACAGGTGAAAATGTATTCGTTTTTACGAAAACATACCACTGGTGTGGCGACCACTCAATTACATATCGTTCAAGTAGAAAGAGGCATGTCGTGGGACGAAGCTTTCGAAAAATGGTCCGAATTATCTGGACCTAAAGAAGGATTTTATCTCTCTCATCAG ATTCGTAACAATAAGCCGACTGCAATACTAGCTGTTGCTTCGGAAAAAGACAAATTAGGGAAGAAAGGTTCCGGCGAAGGAGTGAATAAAAAAGATTTGTATACCCTTTATCGACCGAATACTGGTTTgcag TTGAGACAAGAAACACTCGCTGAAATGGAAAAGAAGTATAAAAAAGTAGAGGCTTCTGAAGCTGAAAAACATTGGAAAGAGCAATATACCACATCAGAAAACACGTGTTCTCACGCTTATTG GCGcggaaattgtaaaaatgtcacGTTAGGTAATGACTGCGAAGTAGGTTTGAGAAGACGTACGTATAACGTTGTTTCCGGTTCGGTATTGAGTGTATGGGGTCGTGTGGAAGCTGTATTGGCTCAAAAAACTGGCCATGGTTCTAAAATGCAAGTGGTGCGTTTGAAAACCGCCAACGGTCTTAAAATTGTCG GAACATTAATTCCAAATAGTTGCGTAGAACCGCTGAGAGAAGCTTTAGCGTCGGATGCTGAAAAAACATCGGAAGAAAGCTTCACCTAA